A window of the Dyadobacter pollutisoli genome harbors these coding sequences:
- a CDS encoding TonB-dependent receptor, whose amino-acid sequence MKRLYFLLLLIILTTVGARSQGLTITGTVRDSATLAPLPGASIVIDYRKSWSEAKVDDKGNFSFNLPSGDHVIVIRHIGYGSFKKYIEEGTRKINLDVLLTTTSSQLEEVIITSKGFDQTIRQPILGALQINIKTLEKLPSAFGELDILRSLQMLPGVSSVGEASNGVNIRGGTTDQTLILLDDTPIFNPTHMFGLFSVIPPNTVNSLDLYKGNVPARFGGRVASVLDISTKNPNLEKLKLSGGISLVSNRLMVDAPIIKGKLGIYIAGRGAFNDFILPKLDKRLNNIRAKFGELSTKSFWRVNERNTITLMGYYSNDYFKTDLLTNLPNVVGDDTHYKHITANSSLRWLHVISPKLNLQTSVIFARYAPEIGTAEKENGNVVKLRSSVEQKQVKSNINYQPANHKFETGLIATSYVIRPGTLVPGLSKSVNYISTPTERANEIAWYADDEINFSKNLALSVGLRYSRFMAIGKSVVRNYLSDQPRDDFSVVDSTVYGNGEVSKSYGGFEPRIGLRYALNDHISLKFGYNLMRQYIQVVSNTATPIPTSRWKTSDTHIKPQISNLFTAGYYQSFNTDIYEMSVEGYYRVANNIIDYKPGADFLLQQYPETQLVQGRNKSYGLELMLTKKKGNVKGWANYTFARSLNIVNEGAEPIELVNRGGWYPANYDKPHSFNASLDLTIDSHNSFGFTFAYSTGRPYTEPIGFINYQNNIYPFYDKRNNKRIPDYHRLDFAWNIYNPSMKNRKWQGHWTFSVYNLYARKNAYSVFFKTENAVTKSYQLNIFATPIVSVSYNFVL is encoded by the coding sequence ATGAAAAGACTTTACTTTCTGTTATTGCTGATAATACTTACGACTGTGGGCGCCCGTTCCCAAGGACTTACCATTACCGGTACGGTCAGGGATTCGGCTACATTGGCGCCGCTACCCGGTGCTTCCATTGTCATTGACTACCGTAAAAGCTGGTCAGAGGCTAAAGTAGATGACAAAGGCAACTTTTCGTTCAATCTGCCGTCGGGTGATCATGTGATCGTGATCCGGCACATTGGTTATGGTTCATTCAAAAAATATATCGAAGAAGGTACCCGAAAAATTAATCTGGACGTCCTCCTGACGACTACTTCCAGTCAATTGGAGGAAGTGATCATTACCAGCAAAGGCTTTGACCAAACGATCCGGCAACCCATTCTTGGTGCTCTTCAGATCAATATCAAAACATTGGAAAAACTGCCCTCTGCATTCGGGGAGCTCGATATTCTGCGCAGCTTGCAGATGTTACCCGGTGTTTCCAGCGTCGGCGAGGCCTCCAATGGTGTGAACATTCGCGGCGGTACCACTGACCAGACGCTGATATTGCTGGACGACACACCCATTTTTAACCCGACCCACATGTTCGGCTTGTTTTCGGTTATTCCACCCAATACCGTCAACAGTCTGGATCTATACAAAGGCAATGTGCCCGCGCGCTTCGGCGGAAGGGTCGCGTCGGTGCTGGATATCTCTACCAAAAATCCCAACCTTGAAAAACTAAAATTATCAGGCGGTATCAGCCTGGTTTCGAACCGGTTAATGGTCGACGCGCCGATTATTAAGGGAAAGCTGGGCATTTATATCGCCGGTCGCGGGGCGTTCAATGATTTTATTTTACCCAAACTCGATAAACGGCTCAATAACATCCGGGCCAAATTCGGAGAGCTATCGACCAAGTCTTTCTGGCGGGTCAATGAGCGGAATACTATTACGTTAATGGGGTATTACAGTAATGATTATTTCAAAACGGATCTGCTGACTAACCTGCCCAATGTTGTTGGCGACGATACGCATTACAAACATATTACCGCAAATTCCAGTTTGCGCTGGCTGCATGTGATTTCGCCGAAGCTGAACCTGCAAACCTCCGTCATTTTTGCCCGATATGCCCCGGAAATAGGTACTGCCGAAAAGGAAAATGGCAATGTGGTCAAGCTGCGGTCTTCGGTAGAACAAAAGCAGGTGAAGTCTAACATTAACTATCAGCCGGCCAATCACAAGTTCGAAACCGGCCTTATCGCAACAAGTTATGTGATCAGGCCCGGCACATTAGTTCCCGGGCTCAGCAAGAGCGTCAATTACATTTCCACGCCTACCGAAAGAGCTAACGAAATCGCATGGTATGCGGATGATGAGATTAATTTTTCCAAAAACCTGGCACTATCCGTCGGTCTGCGTTACTCCCGTTTTATGGCAATCGGCAAATCCGTTGTCAGGAATTATCTGTCCGATCAGCCCAGAGACGATTTTTCAGTGGTTGATTCCACGGTTTATGGTAATGGTGAAGTTTCTAAATCCTATGGTGGCTTCGAGCCGCGTATTGGGTTACGGTATGCTTTGAATGACCACATTTCGCTCAAATTTGGCTACAATCTGATGCGTCAGTACATTCAGGTGGTTTCCAATACGGCCACACCCATTCCTACTTCGCGGTGGAAAACCAGCGATACGCACATCAAGCCGCAGATTAGCAACTTGTTTACGGCAGGCTATTATCAGTCATTCAATACGGATATTTATGAAATGTCGGTGGAAGGTTATTACCGGGTGGCCAATAACATCATTGATTACAAACCTGGGGCAGACTTCCTTTTGCAGCAATATCCCGAAACCCAGCTGGTACAAGGCCGGAACAAATCCTACGGTCTGGAACTGATGCTCACCAAAAAGAAAGGGAATGTGAAAGGCTGGGCAAATTATACATTTGCAAGATCCCTGAACATTGTGAACGAGGGCGCAGAGCCGATTGAACTCGTTAATCGCGGCGGCTGGTACCCGGCCAATTACGACAAACCGCATAGCTTCAATGCATCTCTGGACCTGACCATTGACAGTCACAATTCATTTGGTTTTACATTTGCATACAGTACCGGCAGGCCATATACCGAACCCATTGGTTTTATCAATTACCAGAATAACATCTATCCGTTTTACGATAAGCGTAACAATAAACGCATTCCTGACTATCACCGGCTCGATTTTGCATGGAACATTTACAATCCCAGCATGAAAAATCGAAAATGGCAGGGTCACTGGACATTCTCTGTTTACAATCTGTACGCCAGAAAAAATGCTTATTCTGTGTTTTTCAAAACGGAGAATGCGGTCACAAAAAGCTACCAGCTCAACATCTTCGCCACACCGATCGTGTCGGTTTCCTATAATTTTGTGCTGTAA
- a CDS encoding VCBS repeat-containing protein, whose translation MLQPVYSILLVSLCWTGLSCSKEKGVQDYHFDLLTSEKTGIDFSNTLKPTKEFNIFYYMYFYNGGGVGAGDLNNDGLVDLCFSANQEPNRIYLNKSGMKFEDITEKANFKGGKGWSNGVSIVDINQDGMLDIYISQVGDFESMKGHNLLFVCQEITKEGIPVYAEKSKEYGLDLVVFGTQAMFFDYDLDGDLDMFQLNHSVHQNGTFGRRALFENTRHPLAGDKLFRNDNGKYVEVTKTTGIHSSALGYGLGLGVGDLNFDGYPDMYIGNDFHENDYLYINQKNGSFRDMTDSSLMHTSQFSMGVDIGDLNNDIFPEIVSLDMLPSDYEILKKSEGEDMYSIFQFKIRQGYNYQFARNNLQYNNGNGTFSEIGMYSGVHATDWSWAALFTDFDNDGLKDLFISNGIPKRMNDTDYIKFVADDVVQEKIRNKNFDENDPGLADKLPEIKLPNKFFSNQGDLAFKDWAGSIKNDQVSYSNGSVYADLDNDGDLDIVTNNINEKAFIYENLGDQKSARNEFTRVYLKGAKGNLNAIGTKCLVFKKDKVISMEKFPVRGFQSSMEVPLNIGLGKKTDVDSMVVIWPDSHYQVLKGNDIKDSLSLSYQANLPVFNYQKFKDQRADKSYSYEDIAAKLGVDVKHEENNFVEFDRNSLIPFEVTGDGPALAVADINHDGLEDIFVGSSKKLRNHLFLQNADGKFRESIQPALTKDSTYEEVDAEWTDVNRDGHPDLVVANGGNEYYNNSEYQMPRVYLNDGKGNLGPKIDAFPNVYVSASCVIPFDFTGDGVVDLFIGGRAVPLNYGEIPRSYLLKNDGTGRFTDVTNQYAKDLATIGYVKNAKLADMDKDGDQDLVIALEWDGICMMQNNGKSFSKKMLTDKKGWWNFVMPFDFDGDGDADILAGNLGLNSRLKTSAEEPIKMYVNDYDGNGRNEPILTYYLNGKEALFPTKLEMEKQMPVIRKKYIYATQFAKASLSDLVGEEKLEAAQTLSADYFQNAVLVNDGKGNFTLKPLGYRAQWTPFYDAQIIDANGDKLPDVLIMGNFYNCNIQMGRYDSDYGTVLINNGNCNFTAGPLNGLSVKGQVKKLRKIKLKNGEAVVAARNNDKLVVISRKK comes from the coding sequence TTGCTTCAACCTGTTTACAGTATTCTGCTGGTCAGTTTATGCTGGACCGGTTTGTCCTGTTCCAAAGAGAAAGGTGTGCAGGACTACCATTTTGACCTGCTAACTTCCGAAAAAACCGGTATCGATTTTTCCAATACATTGAAACCCACAAAGGAATTCAACATTTTCTACTACATGTATTTTTACAATGGTGGCGGTGTTGGAGCCGGAGATTTGAACAATGACGGGTTGGTTGATCTCTGTTTTTCAGCGAATCAGGAGCCGAACCGGATTTACTTGAACAAGTCGGGGATGAAGTTTGAGGACATTACCGAAAAGGCGAATTTCAAAGGAGGGAAAGGTTGGTCCAACGGCGTGTCCATTGTGGACATCAATCAGGATGGCATGCTGGACATTTATATTAGCCAGGTGGGCGATTTTGAATCCATGAAAGGCCATAATTTGCTTTTCGTATGTCAGGAAATTACGAAGGAAGGCATTCCGGTGTATGCTGAAAAATCAAAAGAGTACGGACTGGATCTGGTCGTTTTCGGAACACAGGCCATGTTTTTTGACTATGACCTGGACGGTGACCTGGACATGTTTCAGCTCAATCATTCGGTTCACCAGAATGGCACATTTGGCCGGAGGGCGCTTTTTGAAAATACCCGTCATCCATTGGCGGGTGACAAGCTTTTTAGAAATGACAATGGCAAATATGTGGAAGTTACCAAAACCACTGGCATTCACAGCTCAGCCCTGGGTTATGGGCTCGGGTTGGGCGTAGGCGACCTCAATTTTGACGGATACCCTGATATGTACATTGGAAACGACTTCCACGAGAATGATTATCTGTATATCAATCAAAAAAACGGGTCTTTTCGCGATATGACGGACTCGTCGCTGATGCATACCAGCCAGTTCTCAATGGGCGTGGACATTGGTGATCTTAACAATGATATTTTCCCCGAAATCGTATCGCTTGATATGCTTCCTTCTGACTATGAGATCCTTAAAAAATCGGAGGGAGAGGATATGTACAGTATTTTTCAGTTCAAGATCCGGCAGGGTTACAACTACCAGTTTGCGAGGAACAATTTGCAATACAACAATGGAAACGGCACATTCAGCGAAATAGGAATGTATTCCGGCGTTCATGCGACCGACTGGTCGTGGGCGGCGCTTTTTACGGATTTTGATAATGATGGCCTGAAAGATCTTTTCATTTCAAACGGCATTCCGAAACGCATGAACGATACCGACTATATCAAGTTTGTAGCCGATGATGTGGTACAGGAGAAGATCAGGAACAAAAACTTCGATGAAAACGACCCGGGCCTGGCCGATAAGCTGCCGGAGATCAAGCTACCCAATAAATTCTTTTCCAATCAGGGCGATCTGGCTTTCAAGGATTGGGCGGGTTCAATTAAAAACGATCAGGTTTCTTATTCCAATGGATCGGTATATGCGGATCTTGACAACGATGGCGACCTGGACATTGTGACCAATAACATTAATGAAAAGGCATTTATCTACGAAAATCTGGGTGACCAGAAGTCGGCAAGGAATGAATTTACAAGAGTTTATCTGAAAGGAGCCAAAGGAAACCTCAATGCGATCGGTACCAAATGTCTTGTCTTCAAAAAGGATAAAGTCATTAGTATGGAGAAGTTTCCGGTACGTGGTTTCCAATCAAGTATGGAGGTTCCCTTGAATATTGGTTTGGGAAAAAAGACTGACGTAGATTCAATGGTGGTGATATGGCCTGATAGTCATTACCAAGTGCTGAAAGGAAACGACATAAAAGACTCGCTGTCATTAAGTTATCAAGCCAACCTTCCTGTTTTTAACTACCAAAAGTTTAAAGATCAAAGAGCCGACAAGTCGTATTCCTATGAGGATATCGCTGCTAAGCTGGGCGTCGATGTGAAACACGAAGAGAACAATTTTGTAGAATTCGACCGTAATTCATTGATCCCGTTCGAAGTAACCGGAGATGGGCCGGCGCTTGCAGTGGCGGACATTAACCACGACGGGCTGGAAGATATCTTTGTAGGATCATCCAAGAAGCTCAGAAACCATTTGTTTCTGCAAAACGCTGATGGCAAATTCAGAGAATCCATTCAGCCTGCATTGACGAAAGATAGTACCTACGAGGAAGTGGATGCGGAATGGACGGACGTAAACCGCGACGGGCATCCCGACCTGGTGGTGGCCAATGGCGGAAATGAGTATTACAATAACTCGGAGTACCAGATGCCACGCGTTTACCTGAACGACGGAAAAGGCAACCTAGGTCCCAAAATTGACGCTTTTCCCAATGTATACGTCTCTGCTTCCTGCGTCATTCCATTTGATTTTACAGGCGATGGCGTGGTTGACCTGTTTATTGGCGGCCGCGCGGTACCGCTTAATTATGGTGAAATACCGAGGTCCTATTTATTGAAAAACGATGGTACTGGCCGGTTTACGGATGTTACGAATCAGTATGCCAAAGATCTGGCTACCATTGGCTATGTAAAAAATGCCAAACTTGCTGATATGGATAAGGACGGCGACCAGGATCTCGTCATTGCATTGGAATGGGACGGGATTTGCATGATGCAGAACAATGGAAAAAGTTTCTCCAAAAAGATGCTGACCGATAAAAAGGGCTGGTGGAATTTTGTCATGCCTTTTGATTTTGATGGAGATGGCGATGCAGATATTCTGGCTGGTAACCTCGGATTAAATAGCCGGTTGAAAACTAGCGCGGAAGAACCAATTAAAATGTATGTCAATGATTATGACGGCAATGGGAGGAATGAGCCGATCCTGACGTACTATCTGAATGGCAAGGAGGCGCTGTTCCCGACCAAGCTGGAAATGGAGAAACAGATGCCGGTGATCCGAAAAAAATACATTTATGCTACCCAATTTGCAAAGGCAAGCCTTTCTGATCTGGTCGGGGAGGAAAAATTAGAGGCGGCACAAACGCTTTCAGCGGATTATTTTCAAAACGCGGTGTTGGTGAACGATGGCAAAGGCAACTTTACATTAAAGCCATTGGGCTATCGGGCGCAATGGACTCCATTCTACGACGCTCAGATTATTGATGCAAATGGTGATAAATTGCCTGACGTGCTCATTATGGGTAATTTTTATAACTGCAACATTCAAATGGGCCGGTACGACAGCGACTACGGAACGGTACTGATCAACAATGGCAACTGCAATTTCACTGCGGGGCCGTTGAATGGTTTGTCAGTGAAAGGACAGGTTAAGAAGCTCCGAAAGATCAAGCTAAAAAACGGGGAGGCAGTCGTCGCTGCACGGAATAATGATAAACTCGTGGTGATTAGCCGCAAGAAATAA
- a CDS encoding VCBS repeat-containing protein, with amino-acid sequence MIEKIKSPAVAGALLVQALLFLSCNKSEKQEGLFKELGASETGIDFVNKVEDREDINIFNYRNFYNGGGVAIGDINNDGLPDIYFTANMGENKLYLNKGNWKFEDITEKAGVAEPTKWSTGVVMVDVNGDKLLDIYVCNAGYQKFVNKQGNSLYINNGDLTFTESAAKYGLNESGYTTHAAFLDYDMDGDLDAYILNNSFIPVNTLNYANDRNLRAKDWPVKDFLKGGGDKLLRNDNGKFVNVSEEAGIYGSLIGFGLGVTVGDINGDQYPDIYVSNDFYERDYFYINQKDGTFSEELEKRIKHTSLASMGADMADINNDGYPELFVTDMLPRDEHRYKTSTSFENHYLFNLKKEKGFHNQYMQNSLQFNNQDGTFSEISNYSGVAASDWSWGALLFDADNDALTDIYVSNGINHDILDQDFIDFFANEVTQKMVMSGEKQNMQDIIDKMPSNPIANNFFHNEGNLKFEERGEEFGLGAKSFSNGAAYADLDNDGDLDLVVNNVNQPCFVYKNQAEQKQNHYVKLKLTGEGKNTFAIGAKIEVYAGNQIFSKQLNPARGFQSSTEYPMTIGLGKISQIDSVRIMWPSRKVTKVGKFKSDTTLNFSVKDAADVVVLPINKNITPLTAIAGNGFDAHKEDRYEDFYNERNIPVMLSQEGPKAAIGDVNGDGTDDVYICGGKGQGGQLYLQKGGSFVKSVQKIFTELAGFEDTAASFFDADGDGDKDLIVGSGGNETLVTSPDLPTRLYLNDGKGNFAINTRALPPNSMNTAVIATHDYDGDGDIDLFVGSRSVPREYGSSPRSYLYQNDGKGVFKDVGKEIAPQFLKLGMIRDASWADVDGDKIRELIVAGDWMAPVIFKYQGGKFVKMETGFDAYAGFWGCIKVADMDGDGDQDIVLGNIGENFSLRASEKLPMKIWINDFNKNGTIEKVITKVVDSKDVPILLKRELTTQFPLLKKNSLKHSEYATRSIQDLFPEDMLKSAVEKSVTYLQSAIAVNDGKGHFKLTELPYMVQISCLNAIQTQDVNHDGKQDLIVGGNFTHFIPQLGSLDACRGNVLINRGNMKFDVLLSNQSGFAIDGEVKQISPITIQGAPYLINLVNNAAPVLFKINKL; translated from the coding sequence ATGATAGAGAAAATAAAAAGTCCCGCCGTAGCGGGAGCCCTTCTGGTTCAGGCTTTGCTTTTTTTGTCTTGCAATAAATCCGAGAAGCAGGAAGGATTATTTAAAGAACTGGGTGCATCGGAAACCGGGATCGACTTTGTAAATAAGGTCGAGGACCGCGAGGATATTAATATTTTCAACTACCGGAATTTCTACAATGGTGGTGGTGTCGCGATCGGAGATATTAACAATGACGGGTTGCCCGATATTTATTTCACCGCCAACATGGGTGAAAATAAACTGTACCTCAATAAAGGCAACTGGAAATTTGAAGATATCACTGAGAAAGCGGGAGTGGCCGAACCTACGAAGTGGAGCACCGGCGTGGTGATGGTGGATGTGAACGGCGATAAGCTGCTGGACATTTATGTTTGCAATGCAGGGTATCAGAAGTTTGTGAATAAGCAAGGGAATTCGCTTTACATAAATAATGGCGACCTCACTTTTACGGAATCGGCAGCGAAGTATGGCCTGAACGAGTCAGGGTACACGACACATGCGGCGTTTTTGGATTATGACATGGACGGCGACCTGGATGCCTATATCCTGAATAACAGCTTTATACCGGTCAATACCCTTAACTATGCCAATGACCGCAATTTGAGGGCCAAAGATTGGCCCGTCAAAGATTTTTTAAAAGGCGGAGGCGATAAGCTGCTTCGTAATGATAATGGCAAGTTCGTGAATGTGAGCGAAGAAGCAGGGATTTATGGAAGTCTCATTGGATTCGGACTTGGTGTGACGGTAGGCGACATTAATGGCGACCAGTATCCAGACATTTATGTTTCCAATGATTTTTATGAGAGAGATTATTTCTATATCAATCAAAAGGACGGCACGTTTTCAGAGGAACTTGAAAAACGCATTAAACACACCAGTCTGGCGTCAATGGGTGCTGATATGGCGGACATCAACAACGACGGATATCCCGAGCTCTTTGTAACGGATATGCTTCCCCGCGACGAACATCGGTACAAAACCAGCACTTCATTCGAAAACCATTACTTGTTCAATCTGAAAAAGGAAAAGGGCTTTCATAATCAATACATGCAGAATAGTCTGCAATTCAATAACCAGGATGGTACATTCAGTGAAATCTCGAACTACTCAGGCGTTGCTGCAAGTGATTGGAGTTGGGGCGCCTTGTTGTTTGATGCAGACAATGATGCCCTGACAGATATTTACGTAAGCAATGGCATTAACCATGACATTCTTGACCAGGATTTTATCGATTTTTTTGCCAATGAAGTGACTCAGAAAATGGTCATGTCAGGGGAAAAACAGAACATGCAAGACATTATCGACAAGATGCCTTCTAACCCGATTGCGAATAACTTCTTTCACAATGAAGGTAATTTGAAGTTCGAGGAACGGGGCGAAGAATTTGGCCTCGGGGCAAAATCTTTTTCCAACGGCGCCGCTTATGCAGATCTGGACAATGATGGTGATCTGGACCTGGTTGTTAACAATGTGAACCAGCCCTGTTTTGTATATAAAAACCAGGCGGAACAAAAACAGAACCATTATGTCAAGCTGAAACTGACCGGTGAGGGAAAAAATACGTTTGCGATCGGAGCTAAAATCGAGGTTTACGCGGGTAATCAGATTTTTAGCAAACAACTCAATCCAGCGCGAGGTTTCCAATCGAGCACCGAGTATCCGATGACCATTGGATTGGGGAAAATTTCGCAGATTGACTCGGTGCGCATCATGTGGCCTAGCCGGAAAGTGACGAAGGTGGGAAAGTTTAAATCAGATACTACATTAAATTTTTCCGTCAAGGACGCGGCGGATGTGGTCGTGTTGCCTATCAACAAAAACATAACACCTTTAACCGCCATCGCGGGGAATGGGTTTGATGCCCACAAGGAAGACAGATACGAAGACTTTTATAATGAAAGAAATATTCCCGTCATGCTGTCGCAGGAAGGCCCGAAGGCTGCGATCGGCGATGTGAATGGAGACGGTACCGACGATGTTTACATTTGCGGTGGCAAAGGACAGGGAGGGCAGCTTTATTTGCAAAAAGGTGGTTCATTCGTCAAATCTGTCCAAAAAATTTTTACCGAACTGGCCGGTTTTGAGGATACAGCCGCTTCTTTTTTCGACGCGGACGGTGATGGGGACAAGGATCTGATCGTAGGAAGCGGAGGAAATGAAACGCTGGTAACCAGCCCCGACCTGCCAACCCGGCTCTATTTGAATGACGGTAAAGGTAATTTCGCGATCAATACCAGGGCATTGCCACCCAATTCAATGAATACGGCCGTTATCGCAACACATGATTATGACGGAGATGGTGATATAGATCTTTTTGTAGGTAGCCGGAGTGTGCCCCGTGAATATGGATCAAGTCCGAGAAGCTATCTTTATCAGAACGACGGAAAAGGTGTTTTCAAGGATGTAGGAAAGGAAATTGCCCCTCAGTTTTTGAAATTAGGCATGATCCGGGACGCTTCCTGGGCGGATGTGGATGGCGACAAAATCAGGGAACTGATCGTGGCGGGCGATTGGATGGCTCCTGTGATTTTCAAATACCAGGGAGGCAAGTTTGTGAAAATGGAAACTGGTTTCGATGCCTACGCGGGTTTCTGGGGCTGCATCAAGGTGGCTGATATGGACGGTGATGGCGATCAGGACATTGTCTTGGGTAATATCGGCGAAAATTTTTCGCTGAGGGCCTCTGAAAAGTTACCTATGAAGATTTGGATCAATGATTTCAACAAAAACGGGACCATTGAGAAAGTGATTACCAAAGTCGTCGATTCCAAAGACGTACCTATCCTTTTGAAACGAGAATTGACAACACAGTTTCCGTTGTTAAAAAAGAACAGTTTGAAACATTCCGAATACGCGACGCGGTCTATTCAGGATCTGTTTCCGGAGGATATGCTCAAATCCGCTGTGGAAAAATCGGTGACGTACCTGCAATCTGCTATTGCTGTGAATGACGGAAAAGGTCACTTTAAACTCACAGAGCTACCCTATATGGTCCAGATTTCCTGCCTGAATGCAATCCAGACGCAGGATGTAAATCATGATGGAAAACAAGACCTGATTGTGGGCGGTAATTTCACCCATTTTATCCCACAGCTGGGTAGCCTGGACGCGTGCCGCGGCAATGTGCTGATCAACAGGGGGAATATGAAATTTGATGTTTTACTGAGTAATCAAAGCGGTTTTGCGATTGATGGCGAGGTAAAGCAGATCAGTCCGATTACTATTCAGGGAGCACCATATCTGATCAATCTTGTCAACAATGCTGCGCCGGTCTTGTTCAAAATCAACAAACTGTAA